The following nucleotide sequence is from Pedobacter sp. PACM 27299.
AGTAGACCGTAAATCGATCATCACTGCTGCCAGTCTGCTTTTTGAAAAACCAACCGTAGCGATTTTCAAAAAGGATGGGGTAGAAGGTAGTTTGCGTAAAATGCGTATTTCCGGATTGACCTCTTTACCAGCAGTATCAGTGGATAAACATTTCCTGGGTTTTGTATACCTGAAGGATTTGCTGGAGCTGAAAGCACAAAAAGAGCATACGATTGAAAAAGCCATCATCAAGGATATTCCGGTTGCTTATCCGGAGACAACCGTAGAACAGATGCTGCCATATATTGCTGAAAACGGCAGAGCGGTGCCTGTAGTAGACGAAAAAACAAATAAACTGATTGGAATCGTATCCCAAACCTCCCTGTTAATTGAAACAACGGGTACAAGCTGGGAAAGCGCCACTGGAAACACAATTGATCACCTTCAAAAAGAAATTATTTAATGATACATATAGGGACATACATAGAACAATTTATAAACTGGCTGACACTCAACTTTGGGGCATTTTTTAACCTGATCAAAATAGTGGTAGAATCTGTCGTTAATTCGGTAGAATGGGTACTGATGTTTCCTCCATTTTACATCGTGATTGCCTTAATCGCCTTTCTGGCCTGGAAACGTACTGGCTGGGGCGTAACCGTCTTTACTATTCTGGGAATGGGTTTGATTTGGGGAATGGGCTATTGGGATCAGACGATGGCTACTCTGGCGCTGATTTTATCTGCGGCTTTTATCGCCTTGCTGATGGGAGTTCCATTGGGGATCTGGGCGGCTAAAAATCCAACGGCTGGAAAAATTATCCGTCCGGTACTGGATTTAATGCAAACTATGCCCGCATTCGTTTACCTGATTCCTGCGGTGCTGTTCTTTGGCTTAGGTAAAGTGCCTGGTGCTTTTGCAACGGTCATCTTTGCGATGCCACCTGCAGTTAGATTAACCACTTTAGGGATCAGTCAGGTGCCTGCTTCTATCGTAGAGGCTACGCGCTCATTTGGTGCAACACCTCGTCAGCTGCTTTTTAAAGTAGAATTGCCGCTGGCATTACCAACCATCCTGGCTGGCGTAAATCAAACCATTATGATGGCACTTTCTATGGTCGTGATCTCTGCAATGATTGCAGCTGGTGGATTAGGTGAGGTGGTATTGAAAGGAATTACGCAGTTGAAAATCGGTTTAGGTTTTGAAGGTGGGATCGCTGTAGTGATTCTGGCTGTGATCCTAGATAGGAT
It contains:
- a CDS encoding ABC transporter permease, giving the protein MIHIGTYIEQFINWLTLNFGAFFNLIKIVVESVVNSVEWVLMFPPFYIVIALIAFLAWKRTGWGVTVFTILGMGLIWGMGYWDQTMATLALILSAAFIALLMGVPLGIWAAKNPTAGKIIRPVLDLMQTMPAFVYLIPAVLFFGLGKVPGAFATVIFAMPPAVRLTTLGISQVPASIVEATRSFGATPRQLLFKVELPLALPTILAGVNQTIMMALSMVVISAMIAAGGLGEVVLKGITQLKIGLGFEGGIAVVILAVILDRITQSFGVKKPVKV